The genomic stretch AAGGTAGTAATCATAGAGTTGACAGTTCCCTGGGAGGAGAGATGTGGCGAAGCAAATGAAAGAAAGAGGGCAAAATATGATGGACTGTTGGCAGAGTGCAGAGATAGAGGATGCCAGACATGGAACTTTCCTGTTGAGGTTGGCTGCAGAGGCTTCCCTGCACAGTCAGTGTGGAGAATGTTTTCTGCAGTTGGAGTGACTGGCCAGAATAGAAGAGCAGCAATCAAGAAACTGGGCCAAGCAACAGAGAAAGCATCTTGCTGGATATGGATGAAGAGAGATAGTAGTAGCTGGAAACCCACCACCAATGCGCAGTGATTGATCACCACTGTGGACCCCCCATCCTGAGAGTGTACCGAGCTAGGGGTCGAAACACATGATGACGGATGGCCTCGGCTGAGGACATTGGCGGTGTTCGCAGTAATTCCACCAGTACTGTATGTAAATAACATGTGCTGTTGACTGCAAAAACAATCGGAATATTGGAAAAACAACCTTTAATTAATAGTGATTCTTGGAAAGGCTGATCTGGAAAAATTCTAGACAGCAGctttgttatcaataaaaaatgttgTTGTCTTTAGGTGCATCTGACGGTGCAGAGAATGTTGTATAAATGACCTCTGACTTTCCTAGTAAAAATGGAAACATCTTTATCAACGAGTAGAGTGTAGAATgtcaatgattttatttttttaaattgcatgcattatttctatatatatataattactttaCAGAGAAAAAGTACTTAAAATTAAGgtattgacatttgttttataaataactagggatggcaacgagtagtcgagtactcgggtactcgatcggaaggccgagtactcgagtacagttttagtactcggatactcgtttgactgttatacatcttgagatatttctctAAACATTCCCACTCACTTTAGTTCATTTAAAACACCCCAttcgtaatactaaataaaattaattaacgacataaaatatttatcttgAGGCTACGTTTTGTTATAGCAATACCAGCAACGTCCTTTCCTTCCGAGGTAATTTTTTCATATGCATTAattgtaacaaaaaatagaaagtcaaacagtctttcgtctgaaattgttgacccgatcatatttctaaacaagaacaaaatgaAAGTGACCTGCGGTGAACCCTACGGAACTGATTAGAGATATTTGTAACGGTGTTTGTAAacggatcaacactttcattgattaataattttaaaactcATCACAAGCCGTAAACACTTATCTTTGTTTGTTAATCACAAACGTAattggtatgagatgtacatttaaattaatttaatcacTCTGTATTTGAAACtgaactataattgtttaatttacaatttaaagatatAAACGAGAGCGACATTCAAACCAGtaggtcgaaaataaactgacaacggcatggctaaaaaaaagaagttCAGATAAACGATAgtgcaaaaacaaaacacagaaaaagtaagactgagcaacacgaataaGCACAAGTACCTGAAGTCCAATATTGTTGTTGCCAATAAATGGACAAgtcgtattataaaaaaaatacgagCTCCTAAGGAACagatgatacatacatgtatattgtctaCTTTGTCTTTTGACATCCCTATAAATAACGTAAAAATAATATTGTAGATATATTTCATATATCagattcaatatatttttttaataaaaaaaagtgcatttatctaatgatttaaaaaactttttttttatacttttttaaatttcatattaaatgtacaataattagttcttgtttatttagcaaaacaaacaatagtaaccttgtttatctaagaacattttacttcataaaataatgtgggactatcagaactctaaaattttaaaaagtgggacaatgGGGAATAAACCAATTTATATggtgtcttcccgattgtcccactttttgaaattacaggtaaaaaagtaatgaaattttgtgggacaattgggaagtttaattgtgggacaattgggaattGTTATGTTAgtgattaatttgtttttatagtgtatTGCATTTAATTAAAGGTTACTTATCaatgtaacttataaaatatgaaaaaaaacatgaacaaataataatatttacatattttatttttttcacatagaAGGTACAATTGAAGTATTATCAAACATGGAATATAATATAAAAGTCATAaaattttagtcttagatgcagatttgtttttaatttgtttttattggatttaaactagctttcagtaactgcgaatactctcagatcttaGTGTCTGTGTTGCCTTGTGGTGATGTATTAGTAGCCGTCCAcgtttattcttatgttgtactattaaaACACTGTCCCATTGGGAGGGTAAGTGCCTTCAAAaagtttaaccccaccacattatgtatgtgtctaccccaagtcaggagcctgtaattcagtggttgtcgtttgtttttcattcattatttaattttgtacataaatgattccattagttttatcgtttgaatttatttacatttgtaattttgggGCTTGTATAGCTATGCAGTAATgcctttgtttattgttgaaggccgtatagttgttaatttgtttcatttggtctccttggaagagttgcctcattggtaatcataccacatcttatttttgaTGGAAGTTTGGTTTTTCTTTAAAGTTGGTGAAGAGTCCTGTTGACCACAGGCATTTGTCTAAGAATTtttccccctatataccttaatataacacgtgTTATGTTAAGGTAATTAGGACatttttttcagagacaagtgAGATAAAAGAGATAAAAGAGATAAAATCTAGAGAAGAAGAAAACAGACAAGCAAAGACAGTAGAATTAGGGAGCCAAGGTGCTTGGTCGAGATGGGATTTGGAACAACGATCCCTTACATGATCAGATATATGGCGATATCCGTAATACCAACTGCAGTTCCTTCTGAGATCAGTGTATGATGTGTTACCAACACCTTCAAATCTGCACAGGTGGAAACTTTCAGAAACACCAGACTGTCCCTTGTGCGGAAACGGAGGAACTCTACAACATGTTCTTTCAGGGTGCAATATCGCTCTTACACAGGGGAGATATACATGGCGACACAACCAAGTACTCCGGGAACTTGCTGAAGTGATAGAGAAACAGAGGAAAGATGCAAAACACATTAGAGACAAACCTATCAAGATCCAGTTTGTGAAGGAGGGTGAAGTAGGCcagaaaattaaaaagaacataTTATCAGGAATGCTTAATCAGGCGAAGGATTGGCAATTAGAAGTTGATCTAGGAAAGAAGATGCAATTTCCTGATATTGTACCAACTAACCTAAGAACAGACATGGTACTTTGGTCTACAAGCAGTAAAAAGGTAGTAATCATAGAGTTGACAGTTCCCTGGGAGGAGAGATGTGGCGAAGCAAATGAAAGAAAGAGGGCAAAATATGATGGACTGTTGGCAGAGTGCAGAGATAGAGGATGGCAGACATGGAACTTTCCTGTTGAGGTTGGCTGCAGAGGCTTCCCTGCACAGTCAGTGTGGAGAATGTTTTCGGCAGTTGGAGTGACTGGCCAGAATAGAAGAGCAGCAATCAAGAAACTGGGCCAAGCAGCAGAGAAAGCATCTTGCTGGATATGGATGAAGAAAGATATTAGTAGCTGGAAACCCACCAACAATGCGCAGTGATTGATCACCACTGTGGACCCCCCATCCTGAGAGTGTATCGAGCCAGGGGTCGAAACACATGATGACGGATGGCCTCGGCTGAGGACATTGGCGGTGTTTGCAGTAATTCCACGAGTACTGTATGTGAGTAACTTGTAACCTGGACCTACCAGTGACTGCTGGGAAAGACTGGTTGACAACCAAGAATAGAATGGTGACGTCTGGAGAGACAGATGGCATTCAGGGAAGACTGAAACCAGGGTGTGAAGGGTTGGCATCCCAACACACTGTTCCTGTGAAGGAACACCATACCAAGCTACAGAACAAAATAAAGAGCAATACCCCTAGAGTCTTCCGAGAGGGGGGAGGATGAGAGACCCATTGAGCAGGACAAAACGGTAACAACTCGGCTAATCCAACGGACTTTGACTGGAACAACGGCAGAAACTAAGTGTCATTGTGGGAAGGTTTGCAAGAACTTAAAAGGTTTGAAGATACACCAGGCAAGAACTAAGTGTGGATCTGGGAAGCAGCAAAGGGAACGCACAGTTAACACTGATGAGACGACGGAGGACCACAGCCAGGAAGCACACCACAATGCTGAGGACCTCTTACCTAATGAAGCTACTCAGATCAACATTGAGGAGGAGCAAGGGAATCAAAACCAGCAGAGAATATCGACACCTTCAGCAGACAGCAGGAAAGAAAAGATACAATGGCCACCAACAGATGATAGGAGATGGGAGATCTTTAATGAAGACCTAGACAAGATCTTGGATAACACACTTACTGGAGACGTACAAAGAAAGATATCAGCATTGTCAACTATTGTATATGCAGTAGGACAAGATAGATTTGGAGTTAGTAACACCAAAACCAGAGAAAGCACTCAGGGTAACATGAAACATAACAGACGTCAACAAGAAATACAAACACTCAGAACCGAAATAAATGATGTCACAAAACAGTAAAGAAGAGCAAATGAGGAGGAAAAAGAAGGATTGAATGAGTTAAGATCAATACTGAGGGAAAGAAGAAACAATCTACAAAGAGCAGAAAGATTCAGAAAAGCAAGAGAGAAAGAGGGAAGAAGAGAGCAATGTTTGTTGCCAACCCCTACAAGTTTACCAAAGCAACACTGGACGTAACAAAGGCAGGTTCAGTAACAAGCACGAAAGAGGAAGTGGAAAAACATCTATCCGAGACACACAGCGACGAAAGGCAGTGGGAACATCTAGGTAACTGCGATAGGATAGAAAATGTACCAGAACCAGAAATACCAATGAACACTAAGGAACCATCATGGAAAGAAGTGTCAGATGTAGTGAAGAAAGCCAGGTCTGCATCATCACCAGGACCAAATGGCATCCTGTACAAGGTATATAAGAAGTGCCCAAAAATTTTGAAACACCTGTGGAGGCTACTGAAAGTAGTTTGGAGCAAAGGGTAGATACCATCATGTTGGCAGAAAGCAGAGGGATGGTTTattccaaaagaaaaaaaatcggaGGACATCGAACAATTTCGGACAATTTCCCTCCTAAATGTAGAAGGAAAGATCTTCTTCTCTATTATGGTTAGAAGGATGACATCATATATGACAGATAACAACTATGTAGACACTTCAGTACAGAAGGGCGGAATACCAGGATTCTCGGGATGTATTGAACATACAAGCATCATTTCACAACTTATTCAAGAGGCCAAAGTGAACAAGAAAGATCTTACAGTAGTATGGCTAGATTTGGCCAATGCCTATGGTACTGTTCCTCACATGCTGATACAACAATCACTAGACCATTACCATATTCCCGACCActttaagaaagttataagaAGTTATCTCAGTGGGATTGAGCTGCGATTTACAACAAGCACATTTACAACAACATGGCAGAAACTACAAAAAGGAATAGTTACTGGATGTACTATCTCAGTTATCTTGTTTGTCATGGGAATGAATATGATTATTAAATCTGGAGAAAGAGAAACTAGAGGCCCGAAAACATCAACTGACATCAGGCAACCAACAAATAGAGGGTTCATGGACGATTTAACCATCACTACAGATACCCATGTCCAGGCTAGATGGGTATTAAAGGCCTTGGAAGAGACAGTAACATGGGCAAGAATGTCTTTCAAGCCAAAGAAGTCTAGAGCTCTAATTATAAGGAAAGGGAAGAGAACACACCAAGTCGAACTGAAGGTGCAAGGAGAAGTCATTCCATCAATAATAGACAATCCCATCAAGTGCTTAGGAAAATGGTATGATGACTCTCAAAGTGATAAAAACAATATCAAGAGAATTGAACAACAGGTTTCAGAGGGAATGAGGAACATCGACAAGACAGGTCTACCAGGGAAATTACAGGCATGGATATACCAACATGGACTCCTGCCAAGGATATCATGGCCACTTATTCTGTATGAAATAACATTGACAACAGTTGAGAAGCTTGAAAGAACCATCAACAGACATCTTAGGAAATGGTTAGGTGTCCCTCCAAGTTTTACAACTGTAGGACTGTACAGCAGGACCGCAAAGTTGCAGCTACCATTTACATCTCTAGTGGAAGAATTCAAAGTTAGCAAAAGTCGCCTTGTGATGACACTGAAAGAATCTAGAGATGACAAAGTAAGAACAGCAGGTGTCCAAGTAAGAACAGGACGAAAATGGTCAGCATCAAAAGCAGTTTCAGAGGCAGAGAATAGATTGAGACGTAAAGATATTGTTGGAACAGTGGCAGTAGGACGACAGGGCCTTGGTACATCAAAAAGTTGCTACTGGAAGAACGCTAACACCCAAGAAAGACGAAGTCTTGTCCAAAGAGAGATAAAATCTAGAGAAGAAGAAAACAGACAAGCAAAGACAGTAAAATTAGGGAGCCAAGGTGCTTGGTCGAGATGGGATTTGGAACAACGATCCCTTACATGGTCAGATATATGGCGATATCCGCAATACCAACTGCAGTTCCTCCTGAGATCAGTGTATGATGTGTTACCAACACCTTCAAATCTGCACAGGTGGAAACTTTCAGAAACACCAGACTGTCCCTTGTGCGGAAACGGAGGAACtctacaatatataatataaaatttcaggGTGCAATATCGCTCTTACACAGGGGAGATATACATGGTGACACAACCAAGTACTCCGGGAACTTGCTGAAGTGATAGAGAAACAGAGGAAAGATGCAAAACACATTAGAGACAAACCTATCAAAATCCAGTTTGTGAAGGAGGGTGAAGTAGGCCAGAAAAGTAAAAAGAACATATTATCAGGAATGCTTAATCAGGCGAAGGATTGGCAATTAGAAGTTGATCTAGGAAAGAAGATGCAATTTCCTGATATTGTACCAACTAACCTAAGACCAGACATGGTACTTTGGTCTACAAGCAGTAAAAAGGTAGTAATCATAGAGTTGACAGTTCCCTGGGAGGAGAGATGTGGCGAAGCAAATGAAAGAAAGAGGGCAAAATATGATGGACTGTTGGCAGAGTGCAGAGATAGAGGATGCCAGACATGGAACTTTCCTGTTGAGGTTGGCTGCAGAGGCTTCCCTGCACAGTCAGTGTGGAGAATGTTTTCTGCAGTTGGAGTGACTGGCCAGAATAGAAGAGCAGCAATCAAGAAACTGGGCCAAGCAACAGAGAAAGCATCTTGCTGGATATGGATGAAGAGAGATAGTAG from Mytilus edulis chromosome 7, xbMytEdul2.2, whole genome shotgun sequence encodes the following:
- the LOC139483199 gene encoding uncharacterized protein, with the translated sequence MLNQAKDWQLEVDLGKKMQFPDIVPTNLRPDMVLWSTSSKKVVIIELTVPWEERCGEANERKRAKYDGLLAECRDRGCQTWNFPVEVGCRGFPAQSVWRMFSAVGVTGQNRRAAIKKLGQATEKASCWIWMKRDSSSWKPTTNAQ
- the LOC139483197 gene encoding uncharacterized protein, coding for MLLNQAKDWQLEVDLGKKMQFPDIVPTNLRPDMVLWSTSSKKVVIIELTVPWEERCGEANERKRAKYDGLLAECRDRGCQTWNFPVEVGCRGFPAQSVWRMFSAVGVTGQNRRAAIKKLGQATEKASCWIWMKRDSSSWKPTTNAQ
- the LOC139483198 gene encoding uncharacterized protein, with translation MFVANPYKFTKATLDVTKAGSVTSTKEEVEKHLSETHSDERQWEHLGNCDRIENVPEPEIPMNTKEPSWKEVSDVVKKARSASSPGPNGILYKVYKKCPKILKHLWRLLKVVWSKG